In the genome of Juglans microcarpa x Juglans regia isolate MS1-56 chromosome 6S, Jm3101_v1.0, whole genome shotgun sequence, the window GATTTGCCATTTAAACTGAATCTTGATTCAGTAGGTAAAGGATCATGAGGCGCTTTGCTTTGGTACTACGGACCTCCTAGCTATAAAGTTTTGCGTGTTCACAGAACTATACAACAATATGAAATGGACGAATGAACGAGAAATTTGGATACATGTCGGTACCAAGATGAATGGACTGATCATGTgttcaaaagaagaaagaggaaaaacaaaaaagaattattaattCTATCAAAAGAAAAGCAGCATTAATTTCCAAAAGATGGGTTGACTGTTGGGTCGTGAGCAAGGCAATATTTTCTTACCCAACATTATGACGCATCCGTAAGCAAATAATTTATGGAAATGGTGTCAAGCTTGTCAATTAAAACAGATTAGGATTAAAAGTAAACCCTTCTCAAGGCTAACCATCATCATTGAGGAGCATTAATATAATTACTTGGCTTAAAATGGTGTCAAACTGTCATCGAGTGGGATTTTATGGGCAAGGCTGACTATATATACCACTCTAGAACGCTATTATGACGCTGATGATCAAGTGCATACCAGACCAAAACCACCCCTCGATCGCCGGCTACTCCTTACCGACAGCGTACAATACAACCTAGCTTTGTGAAGCCGACGACATGAACTAGGAATTACAATACGTTGTATATTAGTGACaggtcaaagaagaaaaaatattataccgACAAGAAAATCGTCCACATTTTCCTGGGATCGTcactctaattatatatatatatatatatatatatacacacacatatatatataattatttttgttctttgttggTACATGAGTGTTATAATATTAACGTACGCTTATTGTTACGGGCGGCATGCATAGGCCATAGAGTCCATTATTGACCAGACACCCCATCCACGAAACAtcgataaaataaaaaagggacaGTCTAATAAGAGAGAGAACACtttgttttatcaaaattaaaataaaaaggtaagaGTCTAATGGAAACAGTTATAACGTCAAGCGATGTCATTGATCATCTGCATTGTTGGGGGTGTTGGGCAGCTTTGAGTGCTATTTCTCGGCTTCTGCCTTTGTACTTGGTGTTGGTCGTCTTATCTATGGGTTGCTATGCTTTTTTAGATATTACTCTCatgaataattaatatactCTTAACTTACccccctcaaaaaaaaaataaataaataaataaacgagAAAAATATAgggtatgtatatatatatcaggtGATGACCAtcgtgtgtgtgtctatatataataattctcCTCAGCAACTCTACACCACGTACCTagcagagagaaaaaataaaaaataaaattcagaaTGTAGTGTGGGGGTAACTTTATATGGTCATCACCTGATTTGAACATAGGCtgcaagcccaagcccaagaaCGGGCGATCCAATCTATCAATAATTTTCATGTAGAAAGACCGACCTGAAGAAAACTGAATCGGAGAGGTACAAGTGGTGTCTGACAAACGCATTCCTAGAGTACTAAAAATACATGCTGCCTTACCAGCACATATCGGCAAGATAGATTATCAAAATCAGCATTCAATTACAAGAAGGTCTAAATTGGTAAGTCCGAAACAGCCACACATCATTCGTACCACCATGGTTTTCGATGTTGGAATGGTTAATACAACCTCAATGTATCGTGAAAGATCCTGCCTACCTCAACTTACAGATGGTAGATCTCCCACAATCACTATTTCGATCTTAAAACAGCTTACTGAGGTCCTCCAAATTTGCCCATCATCTTAGCAATCACGGGAGCCACCTTGGGATTAGCTTGATGCTTTGCCAGATTTGCAGGGTTCTTCATTACTGCAAAATCATCACAAAGAACAGGAAAGACAGTCAGACAAGGTATACGGCATTGCAACCATTCCGGGGGCGATGAGAGTTCTAGATACTATCAATGATACAGCACGGTAAGTAATTAAATCTGGTTTACCAAATTTTAGATAGAAATAGTACTTTTGAATATTTGCtttatttctgtttttgtaATAGATACTTTGGAAGCTTGGAACTGTAgtaatagttttttttcttagaatGCATGATTTTCAAAAGCTTTGGTTTTGGGATTTATGTAACCCCCAAAGCTCTTACACCACTTGTAAAAGGTATTCCTCAATCATAAGAGAgggtattaataaaattaggagTACCGtccctcttcttaaaaaaaaaaagttaagcaACTTTCATGTGTGCACAAACCGTGACAGATCTATTTAAtccaaccattttttttaaactacaatcTGTGCGGTTCAAGGAGAGACGGTAAGTGAAATAATCATACCAGAAATCAAAGGATATGGGAATAGAAAAGGTACCATCTTGAAGAGCAGCCATGACTTCTGGATCACTAAATGCTGTCATCAGCTCAGGGTCCtatcaaataaaaatcaaaaacaaaaatatcaaagaacCAGTCCATGATACACATCCCAGATTTAAATGCTGAATTAATATAACCCTATGGAGGAATGGACAGAACATATACAGGACATAGCTCATTGcgtttaagttttttttccctctgtATTAAAGCCAAAAATGAAATTGCAAACATCAGTAATAtcttgtcaatttttttttttttttttgataagaaagAACTTATTAATAGAATCTTGGCAAAGACCGAGTATACAGGAAGGATACAAAAGAGACACCTAGTTAAGAAGAATATCATGGTGTATTATCCAGTCCAACATTGAGGTTCTATGTGTTATCTTCCTGTGCATACCTTCCGTATCTTGTCAAATATTCAGACCTACATATACCAATAACTAGAAACATTGGCaacattcacaaaaaaaaaaaaaaaaaatacaaagtacCATCAAACTCACATTCAatattttgctaaaatcaaCATTTCCAGGCACCCCTCCTGGCATGCTACCAGGGAAACCTCCAGGCATCCCCCCTGGAAAGCCTCCAGGCATCCCCCCTGGAAAGCCTCCAGGCATCCCCCCTGAAAAGCCTGGCATGCCTTCATGTTTCTTACTGGAAGATGACTGCTCTTGCTTCTTAGCCTTCTCGTATGCAGCCTTGAACAGATTGTGCAAGCAAATTCTTAGTCTTATAGCAAAAAGATAGTGGATAATTTTGGTAGGAGCCACCCAAAACAGCTTACCTGAGCTTCAGCACGGCGACGACGTCTTTCACGCTCAatctttctctcctctctttcctTGTGCAACCTTTCATACTTCCGACAATGTTCCTCAATCCTGTGCACATTTGGTCCCACCTGGAAAAtccgaggagagagagagagagtaaacaaTTCAAGACTTACGCAACAATATGCCAATTTATATGCATTGACAAACAGTGATGAGcatctcaaaatatataattaaattattgccaatatataaatttttactcCACACATATACTCCTAATTCTTACAAGTTACATTGAAACTCTGAGAGTACCTCATTAACACGATATGATACAACTACACAGCACAAGAACCACACAATGGTATCAACATATTGGTAAAACACATTCTAAACCTAAAGCCAGCCAACCATATAAATACTCATTTGACTCtgtgcatgagagagagagagagagagagagagagagagagagagagtaaaccTTCTTCAAAACAGCATTGATTTCCTCATCATAGTCTAACTTTGATGCCAGATGAAGATCCTTTGCAGCATCTTCCCATTGACCAAGCATTGCTTGCGCCATGCCACGAGTCTTGTAACCTTTAGCAGAATCTGGATTAATCTGCAGAAATGTAAAACTCACCTTCTCAGAATATCACATCCACATTGCAACTAGCTCTAAAACACACATTTGAATATGTGGCTTCACCAAGCATATGAActcaaatgaataaaacatactTCCAAACAAAAACACCATAGACCCAATGCTTGGCTTCACCAAGCATTTGTTTGCGTCATGTTGTATCAAAATAAGAATACAATGTGCATGCTTGTGTATATGTATGTttgatcaagtttttttttttttccttctaaagtATGTATGTTTGATGAAGTTAGGATCAGTGCTTTTTAATCTATAATGCTACGTATTTGTAAGCCTGCATATTGTTGCTTGTGTTTGAACCATATGGAGAAGTAAAATAACATGCTTCATGGCATACAAGGAAACAATACCAACCTCCAAAGCAGCATTGGCATCACGGACAGCTGCATTTGGTTTCTTCATCTTGACATAGACGCTAGCTGTAAAAAAGCATAACATGAAATCCAAATTAACAGTTTAATAAGCCAAAAATTACCTCagaaatttaaacaaaaacatATAACATAGTGAGAATAATATTCCGCTACGCACACCCACCCAACCCAAATCATACCTCTGGTCGCGTACATGATGGCTGATGTTGGATTGAGCAAAATAGCCTCCGTGAGATTCTCGATCGCTTCCTCCACGTTACCTACATTTCCACAAAACTACACCATTCACAAAATGCCTCGCAACATACTTGTCGGTTATACACATTTAATATTCATAAGTTCTATATATACTTATCTATACCTTCAGAAATAGCTTCCATGGCTTTGGCCTTAGCAGTCTGCGCGGCATCACGGCTCTCCTCGGTGACCTCGACTGATGGATCTCCCATCTGCAAGCATATAATATCATCCATATATCGTTGTTATACcagaacacccccccccccccccccccccaaaagaagaaaaatagcaTGGTGGAATTAAAATGTAATTTAGATtcgaagaggaaaaaaaagaccTTCTGCGGAGGATCATTATCAGGCTCCACCGTCTCGCCCTCGAGCTCGATATCGGACTCGACTATCTCgtcctcctcttcttcatcgtcCGCATTCCCTTTCCCGACATCCGTGTCCGCCACGTCCTCGTCGCTCTCCTCCACTACAAAGCTCTTCTGCACTCCCGATcataaatatttacatatatatagttgcatatagttctaaaaaaaatatgtgataaaCCCTAAAAATTACAAAGAGCGGCGAGAGAGTACGGATTTGGAGTCGCCGTGCTTGTAAGCGGAAGGAGGGAGCTGGGCACCGAGGCTGTTTGGATACAATCAAGcagagaaaaaggaaatgaaaaggcCATCTCTGGTTTGTTTTGCTTTAATCAGCAGAAATGGAAAATGAGGAATGAATTCATTTATGCAATTACCTTAGGAGGTAGTCGCGGAAGAAGGAGAAAGAAGGGTCGCTGAGAATGGAGGGATCGGACTTAATCTGCTCGACGAATTGCTTCAATTGGTTCAGCTTCGACTCGTCCATTCTCTCTGGTTCACTTCGATTGGATTCCGAAGGCCTTTTTGGTTCTgagcttttttcttctttcggTCTTTCGTTTCTAACGTTAGCGGGGAGTGGCGAAGACTTCAGACTGGGAGTCTGGGACTTGCCTCACTTGGACTAGCCAGCCTCTTCCAGATCTGGTAGCTTCTATTGggaactcttttttctttttcttttgatattatcattatcatttttaatgacccctgttaaataattttaattaagtgatattttaaatcactttaaaaTTGATGATCACACTAACAATAAATCGAATTAAAAGTTAGATTACTCAAGATGAggtaataattattttgatatcaTTACAAATATGTAGTGCATGGATATttaaattaactaattatattatatgttatagacttatagttaTCTCCAACTTTtactaacaatatatatatttttttcttgcagagttatttcacaaatatttattatgataaaaaaaataatatttaatccCATGAATTTACCCCATCAAAATTAAACGTccgattattttattttatttttaactctaTACAAAGATTCTTCCTCCAATACGTACATAAGTTCTGGCTTCGGTGGAAGTTTTAAGAAGTTCTCAAATGAatttaaaagctctttaatagaaaaattagattgtttgaACGTTAtatgtttttcatgttttttctcaaatatgtttttttggataatgcagaacataatttaaattttaaaaagactgttGATGGACgaaaatactcatacaatttttagataattacaacttttaaacttttaaaaatatggttataatctttaaaaattcaaataatagttatttctacctcaaaaattatttttttaatttgtttccaaataaTCGTAACgtgtttaaaagtgttttaaatatataattatcaaacaataaataaatttttaataataaaacttattatttgagttataagttataaaccTTATACACAATCTCAATCATTCACAAAAGGTTGGAGAACTAAAATAAAGAGTCACTCAATATCTATTATTTTGTCACTTTCCTTTTAAGCAGCGCGAggtctattatatttttctctcatatgttaaaagatgaaagtattttgattttattaaaaactctCGCTTATAACtaatgaatatattataaaatggagCTTTGGACATCTCATAAAACtattagagcactctcaatgatttttttatcttattatttaaaatatatcaccatttttttttaaatattagctTTTATTATATGTCATCgatcagtttatctattttttctctgaattatttaaatattctttttaaatattttatttctaccaataaatttacaatattcatatattttttatatttgcaatttgtttttatatacaatgtaaaataattcagtcctatacacgtagaacaaaaatatataagccaaataaaaataaaatcaaaatatgaaaaattggtttaaaaatatttccaagatattttttagaagaaaatgaaatatatgtgtttttaaatgatgaacaataaaaagaatttgcttacatgataaaatcaaagtaaaagaaaatgagggagtaaataaaatctcaacaataaagaaaataaaaattaaaaattacaggATAAACAATACCCACTACATGTAGCGAGTTACTGTAACTAATTGTATTGTATAATTCCTTTTATATAATCAGATggaactcatttttaaaataattcttctaataatttacattttttatataatacaaaagctATTAAGAGTGGTCTTACATTTTTCTCGTAATCTCATAAATCAAAATGAAAGTATTGGGGAGTTGACCCCGTGGCCTAGTTGAATGGATGAGTTTAGTGATAAATTTAAAGATTGATAGATAATAACATGccattgtaataaaataaaaaacaaattaactaTAAGTCTTCTAAAACTATCTCacaattcattttataattaacaaATGTAATTATGTTACAACATAaaaatcagtttaaattttatacaatttcCCTTCATtcaacataaaattataaaaaaattgtatcatattttatacaaaataaaatgagaactTCAATATGTTTGGGGATTTATACAAATATGGTTAACCTACTGTTAAGTGAGGTGGGAACTTCGAAACggatgataatatttttgtttttttcgaATTAAGCCACTCTCAGAAGTCTTCATTATTCatgatctatcatttttttttttatccgatttgtattaaacatgatattataaatcaaaataatgtattttaagaTCCATCaatacactatttttttttttttgtgactaatCTGGTCTTTACTATTCCTGATACTCTATATAGACAAACCTCCAAGAGACAACATTCTCTGTCCAAACAAATACTCAACCTCACTCTTCATAGAAATAGAAGACTCAACATCTACAATAAGAATTTGACATTGAGTTAATAATTAGAGCTGAGagtctcctctctttttctctctagaaaaagAGGTGGTGGGAAACAGTTATAACTAACTGTGAGGAATGACTGTGAGAGGTGGCCATGGAAGAGTCCTCTGGAGGAGGAATAAAGAATCTGGAAGCACAATGGGAGAAGTTTAAGCTCTCGGAGGAGGAAAGGCTTGTTGTTGATGTTGGAGAAGAAGCAGAGGAGGATGTATGGGAGTGTGGGGAAAGAAGTATTGTAGGGAAGATATGTATGGAAAGATCAATTGGAAGGGAGATTCTAGTGGCCACAATGGAGAAGATTTGGAGGATCAGCAAGCCTGCTGAATTTCGGGAGGTAGGCGATAATAAATTCGTGATTACCATCCAAACTTTGAGTGATAAATTGCGAGTGCTAGATGGTCGACAGTGGTTGTTTGACAACCACCTGTTTGCACTTAAGGCTTTTGAGGTTTTTGCCCAGCCAAATGTGTGGAAGTCCGACAGTGAGTGGTTCTGGATTCAGATCCATAATTTGCCAATGTTCTGCATGacgaaagaaaatgaaagagtgaTCGGAGAGTCACTTGGAAGATTGATAGATGTGGATGTGCTAGGAGATGGAATAGGTTGGGGGGAATTCCTACAGGTGAGGGTGGAGATACCGCTAAGAAGGGCTGTGGTTAGAGGAAGGTGGATTAAGGTAAATGGTGCAAATGTATgggttaatcttaaatatgagaAGCTGCCCAAGCTATGTTTTCAGTGTGGTTGGTTAATCCATGGTGAGAAGGGGTGTGTGAGTGAGGGTGAGGGTAAGGGGGTTGGGATTGTAGCTCAGGAGCAGTTTGGCTCGTGGTTAAGAGCTATGGGGGGATTTAAGAGAAGGAATTATAAGGGAGGGGGAGTAGGAAGAAATGGGGGATGGAATACTAACATGGAAAGATCCTTTGGGCGTGAGGGAAGTGAAAATGATATGACTGGTGGGGAGGGGCGGGGGATCAGCTTCTATTGGAGGTAATGATGAGGAGGCTGAGTCAATGGAGGAGAGGGTAAAGGGGTGTAAGGAGGTTAGGAAAGAAGGGGAGTGTATAGAGAGCCATGAGGTGGAGAAGGAGAAACATGAGGGTGTGGTATCCATAATTGAGGAGAGAAGAGTGGGAGGGATTAcagaaatagaagaagatgGAAAAGAAATGGGGGAATGGTAAGGGCTAAGTCATATTAACGAGGGGAGTGTGAAAGTAAAGAAGAATGAGGTTAAAAAGACTTGGAAGAGAAGAGCAAGAGAAATGGGGAAAACAGATAGTGTGGGGCAAAGGTTGGTAAGGAAAAGATTGTTGGTTAGGAATGAGGAAGAGGTGGGAAGAGATGGGGATTATATTAAGAAATTGAGGGTGGATACAAAAGAAGTTGCTACTTTACTTTCGAGGGCAGGTGCTGCTAGACAGCTCTGCCAAGATCAATGAGGTCTCTAAGTTGGAAttgccgagggcttggcaaccctcaGACAGTTCAGGTCCTTTGTAATCTGAAAAGTTGCCAGACTTTGTTTTTATAATGGAAACAAAGTTGAGATCTAACAAAGTAGAAATAATTCAAAGGAAATTGGGTTTTGAAGGCTGTATGGTGGTGGAACCGAGAGGATTGAGGGGTGGTCTGTTAATGCTATGGAAGAATATCGAAGAGGTTGAATTGTTGAACTTCTCTCAATGGCATATTAGCCTTTGGGTGAAGATGAATGGGGAAAGTAAGGGGCTACTGACAGGATTCTATGGGCATCCAGAAACCGCCAAAAGGAAGGGATCGTGGGAGCTTTTGCAAATGCTAAAACCCTCTTCTGAGTTAGGTTGGTGCGtaattggtgattttaatgagctGATTTCTCAAGATGAAAAATGGGGGAGAAATGAAAGAAGAGAAAGCCAGATGGAAGAGTTCAGAAATGCCTTATCTCTTGGTGGGTTGAGTGATCTGGGATGGAGGGATACTAAGTATACTTGGAGCAATGGCCACTCAGATGGGTCTTTTGTAAAAGAGAGACTTGATCGTGCTGTTGCTAACCAAGTATGGAGATGGGGTTATAGCAGGGTTGAGGTTGAAACTTTGGTAGCATGGAGCTCTGACCACCTTAATCACCCCTTCCCTTTGAGCTTTCCCAAATAAGTGACTTAAGCCTTCTGCACATATCAAAAATAGATAGGAAGAAAGGGGATCTCCCTGTCTTAACCCCCTCGAAGGAATGATTTTCTTCCCTGGTTTGCCATTTACCACCACAGAAAAACTAACTGTTTGGACACATATCATGAGCAATCTAGTAATCTTCTCCCCAAAGCCCAATCTGGACAGCATAACTCTTAAAAATGGCCACTCAACTCTATCATAGGCTTTAGACATGTCAATCTTCACAACCATACTACCAAACTTTCCTTTATGCTTGGTTTGCATTGAATGAAGTAATTCAAATGCGACcataatattattagtaataaGCCTATCAGAGATGAATGCACTTTGAGTTTGTGAAATAACATCAGGCAGTACCTTTTTCACTCCATTTGCAAGGACCTTGGAGATCAGTTTATACAAGACATTACAAAGGCTGATTGGTCTGAACTCCATCACAGTCGTAGGCATCTTAATCTTTGGGACCAAAGCTATGAGCGTGTGGTTTAAATCAGCCACCATAGAACCCCCATTTAGAAAGTCCAACACAGCATCACTAATTTCAGAGCCAATTGAATCCCAATGCCTCTAATAGAACCCAGCCCCAAAGCCATCTGATCCAGGGGATTTCCAAGGTGACATTTGTTTCAGTGCCATTTCAACCTCTTCTCTTCTAAAAGTTCCTTCAAGGCCCATTCTTTTTTCACTGGAAATTTTAGGCTCAATGTCTGAAATACATCTTTCAATATCAACTTCAGAGGGATGACTAG includes:
- the LOC121237582 gene encoding FAM10 family protein At4g22670-like; this translates as MDESKLNQLKQFVEQIKSDPSILSDPSFSFFRDYLLSLGAQLPPSAYKHGDSKSKSFVVEESDEDVADTDVGKGNADDEEEEDEIVESDIELEGETVEPDNDPPQKMGDPSVEVTEESRDAAQTAKAKAMEAISEGNVEEAIENLTEAILLNPTSAIMYATRASVYVKMKKPNAAVRDANAALEINPDSAKGYKTRGMAQAMLGQWEDAAKDLHLASKLDYDEEINAVLKKVGPNVHRIEEHCRKYERLHKEREERKIERERRRRRAEAQAAYEKAKKQEQSSSSKKHEGMPGFSGGMPGGFPGGMPGGFPGGMPGGFPGSMPGGVPGNVDFSKILNDPELMTAFSDPEVMAALQDVMKNPANLAKHQANPKVAPVIAKMMGKFGGPQ
- the LOC121236682 gene encoding uncharacterized protein LOC121236682; the protein is MEERVKGCKEVRKEGECIESHEVEKEKHEGVVSIIEERRVGGITEIEEDGKEMGECLWVKMNGESKGLLTGFYGHPETAKRKGSWELLQMLKPSSELGWCVIGDFNELISQDEKWGRNERRESQMEEFRNALSLGGLSDLGWRDTKYTWSNGHSDGSFVKERLDRAVANQVWRWGYSRVEVETLVAWSSDHLNHPFPLSFPK